A window of Clostridium taeniosporum genomic DNA:
TTCCTACTGAAATCAAGCTAATAATTCCAATAGACATTATGACTATTGTAAATATAATCATTGTATTAAAGCCTTTTTTAAGTCTTTTCTCAACTGATAAATCAGCCAATTTTTTTCGCATAATAAAAATACCTCCTTGTATAATTTATTTGATGGTTTTTCTTTAATATAAAAAACTTTCCTTTATCTACTTCTTTTTACTCGTGGTATATTTTTTAAACTTTAGTTTTTATATATAGCATTTATAGATTTTATACATTTGTTAAAAATATTTATCTAAAACATAATAAACTAATCACTCTGTTTTTACTTTATAAATCCATAATTTTATCTATCTTATAGACCTTATAACATATTTATAAACAAAAAGGCACTCCTGCTTATACAAGAATACCTTTTCATATTTTTCCTGATCTTTATTTAATTAATTTATTTGCTTTCCATTACTTAATTGTTCTACTTTTTATTAAATTTAACAACTAATAATGGTCACAGATTTCTCTTATATTTCTATATTATTTTACCGATAAATATCTATCATCTATATCATCTATAAATTTAGATGGCATACCATTTGATGTTAAAAATAATTTTTCAGTAGCTCTTGTCATACCTACATAAAGTAATTTTCTTTCTCTAAATTCTAACATATCCATATCTTCTTCTTCATTTTTTACTAGACATAAAGGCATAACCTTTGAATTAAGTCCAGCAATTATAACCACCTTAAATTCAAGCCCTTTAACAGAATGCATAGTTACAAGTTTTACTGTTTCTTCTAAAAAATCTATCTCATCATTATCATCAAATATTGAACTTGGTATATTATAAGCTTGTAAAAATTTCTTAATATCTTTTAATTGTTTTTTTAGCCTTGCAATTATAACTATATCTTTCAAATTGTATCCTGATGTAAAATTTTTATTTATTAAATTAACTATATATAATCCTTCTTCTATCTTATTATCGAAGTTTTTGAAACTTGGATATTCCCCCTGCTTGTCTATTAACTTAGGTTTAACTATATTATCTTTTTGAATCATATCTTTATGTGTATCAATTAAACTAAAAGCTGCTTGTGCTATTTGAGTTGTTGTTCTATAATTTTTACTTAGTAAATTAGATTTTCCAGTCATATCATAACCAAGACTAGCAAAAGAACGATTCTTAATAAGCCATGCATGTGGATATATACTTTGAGCTTCATCAGTTATAAAAGTTATACTGGAATAGGCTTTTTTATTATATAAATTTTTTAAAAATTCTAATTCAACCCTAGTTAAATCCTGACTTTCATCAATTAATATATGAGTATACTTTTCTTTTTGATATTGCTTTACTTCCTTTAAAGCTAAAAAGGCTACATCTTGAAAATCAACTTTATTTATTTTCTGTAAATTATCATTATACTTTAATAAAACTTCAAATATTGCCCTTCTTTTGTCTGAGTTTTTTCTAAGCTTTTGTGGACCATCCTTCTTTATATTGCTTATTCTCCCTATTCTATCAACTAGTTGATATTCCTGAAGATTATTATAATTACAAGCTTTTATCCACATTATCTCTTCTTTTATAAATTGAAAATATTTTGAATCTATTATTTCAATATCTTTATATAAACTTCTAACAAAATCGATAGCATTAATTAACTGTATTTTACATTCTTTTCTCGAAGCAATATCTATATTTAAATTATTCTCTTTCTTATGTTTGTTAAAATAGTAAATAAGTATATCATCTATTCTTTCTATGAATAATTTCAAACTATTATCTTCATCAAATAAGTTCACTTGAACATTAACTTTATCTTTAATTTTGTCATATATATTTGATACATATTTTTTTAATGATTTATTATAAGTTACTATTAATACCTTATCATCTTTTTCTGGACAATAATGTCTTAATAATAATGGAATTTTATTTACTGCAACAGTTGTTTTTCCTGAACCTACCACACCCTTTATAAGTGAATGGCCATTTGGCTTATTGGCAATTATTCTTTTTTGTTCTATATTAAGTTGCATTTCTACCCCTCTTTATATTCTTTTTTCTATTTTTTGGAAATTATTTATAATAATTGTACTATAATATGTAGCCTTCTGTAAAGTTTTGATTAATTATAAATTTAAAAATAGTATTGTAATTAAGCTTTAAGAATCTTTAATAAGTATTGTTACATTTACTACTTATGTTAATTTTATATTTAGAATAAACTAAAAAACTGTACTCATTTTAGAATTAATAAATAAAATCATTCTCTTTAATTTATTTATTAACATATCTACATTCTACTAAAACAAAACCAAATAAAAATATCCCCATTAAATAGATAAATTTATATCATATATCTATTTAACAGAGATCTTATTTTAATTTTATCTTTAATTTTAAACTTTCTTAACGAATTCTGACTTTAATTGCATAGCTCCAAATCCATCTATTTTGCAATCAATATTATGATCACCATCAACTAAACGTATATTTTTAACCTTTGTTCCTTTTTTTATAGATGATGAACTACCTTTTACTTTAAGATCCTTAATTACTGTTACAGAATCTCCATCATTTAATATATTTCCATTAGCATCTTTAATCAAATTAGCTTCTGCTGCTTGTTTTTCTGATTCTAAAGTCCATTCATAAGAGCATTCTGGACAAATAAATAAATTTCCATCTTCATAAGTATATTCTGAATTACATTTAGGACAATTAGGTAAATTATTCATAAAATTCATTTCCTCCATTGTTTATTAATTTAATATATTAACCTGTTGCCTATAAGGCAAGTGCTATTTATTTCACACCTGTAAAAAAGAAATAATGCCACACATTAGGTTAAAACATTTTTGCTATATTATTATAAAAATAATAAAGATTATTCTCAATCTTATTTTTAATTGAAATAAAATTATAGATTGTTTAAAATATAATAATCTAATTTATAAATCGCAAAAATTTCTCACAGCTTTATATAATATCATAGTATTATTATATTGACAAACATTTTTAATTTAGTATTAAAATTTTTGTTATATACTATATTTCTTTAAAAACATTAATTTAATACTAAATAAATATGTTTTTATCCTTTTATCTTAAAAATCCATTTAAATCCTTTAAAATAATTATTTTTCCTCGTTCTAAATTTACATATCCATCCTTTTCAAATTTTTTTAACTTTCTACTAACCACTTCCCTAGTAGAATCAATTTCAAAAGCAATTTCTTTATGAGTACTATAAATTATTTTGCTTTTTTTGCTTATAAGCAATTTTATAATTCTAGTTTCTAAAGAATCATGAATTTTTTCTTCTTTCTTTTCTATCACAGTGTTAAATTTATTATATATATCTTTATACATATACTTTAAAAATTCACTATCTTTAAATAAATATTCTGTTACTATCTCAAATGGAATTATACATATTTTTGACTGTTGGAGTGCTCTTCCTATAATATTTAATGATTTAAAATTTAAAAGACAACTTAATGCTTCATGGCATAATTCTCCTTTTCTAATATTAAAAAGATTAGTTTCTTCACCATTCTCATTAATCCTTTGTATTTTTATTGTTCCAGTTATAACAAATATAATTCCTTCACAAGTACAATTTCCAGATGATATATACTCATCTGCACTTAATGTTTTAAATTTTGCTTTTTGACTTATTATTCTATTATTATTTTCATCAATACTCTCTAAAACTGGATAAATATCATAAAATAATTTCAAATTATCTTTTCTATTATTTATTGATTTATTATTTTCCATAATTCCTCCACATAAAATCATAATATTTTTACATTTATCAATTTAAATAATTATATAAAAGCATTGTTTTAAAAATCTAAAACTTCTCATCATTCTTATATATAAGCTTAAACTATATAATAGTTTATTAAAAATTTATATAACTTAGTCATAAATCCTTTTCAAATATTTTTATAAAAATATACTTTAATCTATAATAGTGCAAAAATGCTTGAATAATTTTACAACTGAATAAAATAAAAAAACATTTATGATAAATCCTTGTTATAATTGAGTTCCCACACAACAACGACAGCAAGGAGCTATACATAAATGTTTCAGAACACAATTATATCAGATGAACTATCAATACACAATTTTTTTAAACAACTAAATTTTGATTTATATCTAACTAAGCCACAATTAAATCATCTAGAAAGTATCATGAATGCAATGATTTCAAGAGGTTACAATGGTAAAGTGTCTGATATAGCGGAGCTTGCTTCGCATACGCATCGAACAAGTATCACAAGATTTTTATCAAAGAGTACTTGGAATGAAACACTTTTAAGCAAATCATTGAAGTCCCTAGTTTTACAACTAATATGGAATAAATCAAAAGAAACTAAAAAACCTATATATTTTATTATTGATGACACTATTTCAGAGAAAACTAAGCCCTCGTCAAAGGCTAAAAATATTATTGAAAAGTGTTCATTTCATAATTCTCATTTAAAAGGTAAAACAGTATATGGTCATCAAATTTTAGTTTCATTGCTTTCTTGTGATGGGTTAGTACTTCCTTACTCAATAGATATCTATGATAAAGATTCTATGAGTAAAATAGAATTAACTCAAAATTTAGTTGAATCACTACCTAAACCTGAAAATAAAGGTTATGTTTTGTGCGATAGCTGGTATAGTTGTAAAGCTATTTTTAATAGTTCCATAAAAGCTGGTTACAGCTATATAGGAGCTTTAAAAACTAATAGAGTTATTTATCCCGAAGGACATAAAAGATTAGGAATCAAACTTCACAAATTTGCAACAACTTTAAATATAGATGATTTTAACCTTGTCACCGTTAAAGATAAACAATACTATATTTACAACTATGTTGGTGATTTAAAAGATAGAAAAAATGTTTCAATTGTTCTTAGCTACCCTAAAGATTCATTTCAAAAAGAAGGAGCATTAAAAACATTTATTTCTTTAGATACATCACTAAATCCTTTAGATATCTTAACTCAATATACTGACCGATGGGCGATTGAGCCATTTTTTAGAGATTGTAAATCTTATTTAGGTCTTAATGGATATCAAGTAAGAAGTGAAAAGAGCATCAACAGATATCTTAC
This region includes:
- a CDS encoding 3'-5' exonuclease yields the protein MQLNIEQKRIIANKPNGHSLIKGVVGSGKTTVAVNKIPLLLRHYCPEKDDKVLIVTYNKSLKKYVSNIYDKIKDKVNVQVNLFDEDNSLKLFIERIDDILIYYFNKHKKENNLNIDIASRKECKIQLINAIDFVRSLYKDIEIIDSKYFQFIKEEIMWIKACNYNNLQEYQLVDRIGRISNIKKDGPQKLRKNSDKRRAIFEVLLKYNDNLQKINKVDFQDVAFLALKEVKQYQKEKYTHILIDESQDLTRVELEFLKNLYNKKAYSSITFITDEAQSIYPHAWLIKNRSFASLGYDMTGKSNLLSKNYRTTTQIAQAAFSLIDTHKDMIQKDNIVKPKLIDKQGEYPSFKNFDNKIEEGLYIVNLINKNFTSGYNLKDIVIIARLKKQLKDIKKFLQAYNIPSSIFDDNDEIDFLEETVKLVTMHSVKGLEFKVVIIAGLNSKVMPLCLVKNEEEDMDMLEFRERKLLYVGMTRATEKLFLTSNGMPSKFIDDIDDRYLSVK
- a CDS encoding zinc ribbon domain-containing protein YjdM, with the translated sequence MNNLPNCPKCNSEYTYEDGNLFICPECSYEWTLESEKQAAEANLIKDANGNILNDGDSVTVIKDLKVKGSSSSIKKGTKVKNIRLVDGDHNIDCKIDGFGAMQLKSEFVKKV
- a CDS encoding Crp/Fnr family transcriptional regulator, which produces MENNKSINNRKDNLKLFYDIYPVLESIDENNNRIISQKAKFKTLSADEYISSGNCTCEGIIFVITGTIKIQRINENGEETNLFNIRKGELCHEALSCLLNFKSLNIIGRALQQSKICIIPFEIVTEYLFKDSEFLKYMYKDIYNKFNTVIEKKEEKIHDSLETRIIKLLISKKSKIIYSTHKEIAFEIDSTREVVSRKLKKFEKDGYVNLERGKIIILKDLNGFLR
- a CDS encoding transposase, with product MFQNTIISDELSIHNFFKQLNFDLYLTKPQLNHLESIMNAMISRGYNGKVSDIAELASHTHRTSITRFLSKSTWNETLLSKSLKSLVLQLIWNKSKETKKPIYFIIDDTISEKTKPSSKAKNIIEKCSFHNSHLKGKTVYGHQILVSLLSCDGLVLPYSIDIYDKDSMSKIELTQNLVESLPKPENKGYVLCDSWYSCKAIFNSSIKAGYSYIGALKTNRVIYPEGHKRLGIKLHKFATTLNIDDFNLVTVKDKQYYIYNYVGDLKDRKNVSIVLSYPKDSFQKEGALKTFISLDTSLNPLDILTQYTDRWAIEPFFRDCKSYLGLNGYQVRSEKSINRYLTIMIINYTYCKLYSNSSYHFNTGYNCAKKDLEKSKIIYIYKAAANGKPLDEIFKTLKIA